In a single window of the Cucumis melo cultivar AY chromosome 11, USDA_Cmelo_AY_1.0, whole genome shotgun sequence genome:
- the LOC103497379 gene encoding BTB/POZ domain-containing protein SR1IP1 isoform X2 has product MADTEPEKAPSLNMSSKKELLSTAMKRTSEWIFSQEIPSDVTVHVGEASFSLHKFPLVSKCGHIRKLVSESTDADLATVELPNCPGGAEAFELAAMFCYGINFEIGTENIAMLRCAAEYLEMTEEYAVGNLVGRTEAYINEVALKSLAGAVSVLHMSQSLLPTAEKVKLVSRCIDAIAFVACKDSHFSMLGRASDHIGHHNKGLPSKPIVDWWAEDLTVLRIDIFQRVLVAMMSRGYKHYSLGPVLMLYAQKSLRGLEVFGKGRKKIEPQQEHEKRVVLETIVSLLPREKNALSVSFLSMLLRAAIYLETTVACRLDLEKRLAAQLGQAVLDDLLIPSYAFTGDTLFDVDTVQRIMVNYLELEVDGNQFGYTVNEEHVSSSSSGDFERVGKLMENYLAEIASDRNVSVSKFINLAELIPEQSRATEDGMYRAIDIYLKAHPSLSDMERKKVCSLMDCQKLSREACAHAAQNDRLPVQTVVQVLYYEQQRLRDVMNGSPTGVEVPTVPAKLSIYSAETAAAAAHPVSDELSILRRENQDLKLELVKMKMKMREFEKPSISSPQTNTRLQPTTTAEKPPLPKKSFINSVSKRLGRLYPFVRADGVTSKGRVRPAKDRRHSIS; this is encoded by the exons ATGGCTGATACTGAACCAGAAAAAGCTCCTTCTCTTAACATGTCTTCTAAGAAAGAACTTCTTTCCACTGCCATGAAAAGAACAAGTGAATG GATCTTTTCCCAAGAAATTCCAAGCGATGTCACAGTTCATGTTGGAGAAGCATCTTTCTCCTTACATAAG TTCCCACTTGTTTCAAAATGTGGACACATAAGAAAACTAGTATCAGAATCAACTGATGCTGATCTTGCAACTGTTGAGCTCCCAAATTGTCCCGGCGGGGCAGAGGCATTTGAGTTAGCTGCCATGTTTTGTTACGGGATAAACTTCGAGATCGGCACCGAGAACATTGCGATGCTCCGTTGTGCGGCAGAGTATCTCGAGATGACGGAGGAATACGCAGTCGGAAACCTTGTGGGGAGAACTGAGGCTTATATAAATGAAGTTGCACTCAAAAGCCTTGCAGGGGCAGTATCTGTTTTGCACATGTCTCAAAGCCTTCTTCCAACAGCTGAGAAGGTTAAATTAGTGAGTCGTTGCATTGATGCTATTGCATTTGTTGCTTGTAAAGACAGCCATTTTAGTATGCTGGGAAGAGCTTCTGATCATATTGGTCATCATAATAAAGGGTTGCCTTCTAAGCCTATTGTTGATTGGTGGGCTGAGGATTTAACTGTTCTAAGAATTGATATCTTTCAGAGAGTTCTTGTTGCAATGATGTCAAGAGGCTACAAACATTACTCTCTCGGTCCGGTTCTAATGCTCTATGCACAGAAATCGCTTCGTGGCTTG GAGGTGTTTGGGAAGGGGAGGAAGAAAATTGAGCCACAACAAGAGCATGAGAAGAGAGTAGTATTGGAAACAATTGTGAGTCTTTTGCCGAGGGAGAAGAACGCATTGTCGGTTAGCTTTCTTTCGATGCTTCTCCGTGCAGCGATTTATCTCGAGACAACCGTTGCTTGTCGGTTAGATTTGGAGAAGAGATTGGCTGCACAATTAGGACAGGCTGTTTTGGATGATCTTTTGATTCCTTCATATGCCTTCACTGGAGATACATTGTTTGACGTTGACACCGTGCAGCGGATCATGGTGAATTATCTTGAATTAGAAGTCGATGGGAATCAATTCGGATACACTGTCAATGAAGAACATGTTTCATCGTCCTCATCAGGCGACTTTGAAAGAGTGGGAAAATTAATGGAGAATTATCTAGCTGAAATTGCCTCGGACCGCAATGTATCTGTCTCGAAATTCATTAATCTTGCTGAACTAATTCCTGAACAATCAAGAGCTACAGAAGATGGAATGTATAGGGCCATAGACATCTACTTGAAG GCTCATCCATCATTGAGTGATATGGAAAGGAAGAAAGTGTGCAGTTTAATGGACTGCCAGAAGCTATCAAGAGAAGCCTGTGCACACGCCGCACAGAACGATCGGCTTCCAGTTCAAACGGTGGTGCAGGTGCTATATTACGAGCAGCAACGGCTCCGGGACGTCATGAATGGCAGTCCCACCGGAGTCGAGGTGCCTACTGTTCCTGCTAAATTAAGCATATACTCAGCTGAAACAGCAGCAGCAGCTGCACACCCAGTTTCAGATGAGCTCTCAATTTTGAGAAGAGAGAATCAAGATCTAAAGTTAGAGCTtgtgaaaatgaaaatgaaaatgagagAGTTTGAGAAACCATCCATAAGCAGTCCACAAACAAACACTCGTCTGCAGCCTACTACTACTGCTGAGAAGCCTCCACTGCCCAAGAAATCATTCATAAACTCAGTGTCAAAGAGGCTTGGTAGGCTCTATCCCTTTGTCCGTGCCGATGGAGTCACGTCGAAAGGCCGAGTAAGACCGGCCAAGGATCGGCGACATTCGATATCCTAA
- the LOC103497379 gene encoding BTB/POZ domain-containing protein SR1IP1 isoform X1, with product MADTEPEKAPSLNMSSKKELLSTAMKRTSEWIFSQEIPSDVTVHVGEASFSLHKFPLVSKCGHIRKLVSESTDADLATVELPNCPGGAEAFELAAMFCYGINFEIGTENIAMLRCAAEYLEMTEEYAVGNLVGRTEAYINEVALKSLAGAVSVLHMSQSLLPTAEKVKLVSRCIDAIAFVACKDSHFSMLGRASDHIGHHNKGLPSKPIVDWWAEDLTVLRIDIFQRVLVAMMSRGYKHYSLGPVLMLYAQKSLRGLQEVFGKGRKKIEPQQEHEKRVVLETIVSLLPREKNALSVSFLSMLLRAAIYLETTVACRLDLEKRLAAQLGQAVLDDLLIPSYAFTGDTLFDVDTVQRIMVNYLELEVDGNQFGYTVNEEHVSSSSSGDFERVGKLMENYLAEIASDRNVSVSKFINLAELIPEQSRATEDGMYRAIDIYLKAHPSLSDMERKKVCSLMDCQKLSREACAHAAQNDRLPVQTVVQVLYYEQQRLRDVMNGSPTGVEVPTVPAKLSIYSAETAAAAAHPVSDELSILRRENQDLKLELVKMKMKMREFEKPSISSPQTNTRLQPTTTAEKPPLPKKSFINSVSKRLGRLYPFVRADGVTSKGRVRPAKDRRHSIS from the exons ATGGCTGATACTGAACCAGAAAAAGCTCCTTCTCTTAACATGTCTTCTAAGAAAGAACTTCTTTCCACTGCCATGAAAAGAACAAGTGAATG GATCTTTTCCCAAGAAATTCCAAGCGATGTCACAGTTCATGTTGGAGAAGCATCTTTCTCCTTACATAAG TTCCCACTTGTTTCAAAATGTGGACACATAAGAAAACTAGTATCAGAATCAACTGATGCTGATCTTGCAACTGTTGAGCTCCCAAATTGTCCCGGCGGGGCAGAGGCATTTGAGTTAGCTGCCATGTTTTGTTACGGGATAAACTTCGAGATCGGCACCGAGAACATTGCGATGCTCCGTTGTGCGGCAGAGTATCTCGAGATGACGGAGGAATACGCAGTCGGAAACCTTGTGGGGAGAACTGAGGCTTATATAAATGAAGTTGCACTCAAAAGCCTTGCAGGGGCAGTATCTGTTTTGCACATGTCTCAAAGCCTTCTTCCAACAGCTGAGAAGGTTAAATTAGTGAGTCGTTGCATTGATGCTATTGCATTTGTTGCTTGTAAAGACAGCCATTTTAGTATGCTGGGAAGAGCTTCTGATCATATTGGTCATCATAATAAAGGGTTGCCTTCTAAGCCTATTGTTGATTGGTGGGCTGAGGATTTAACTGTTCTAAGAATTGATATCTTTCAGAGAGTTCTTGTTGCAATGATGTCAAGAGGCTACAAACATTACTCTCTCGGTCCGGTTCTAATGCTCTATGCACAGAAATCGCTTCGTGGCTTG CAGGAGGTGTTTGGGAAGGGGAGGAAGAAAATTGAGCCACAACAAGAGCATGAGAAGAGAGTAGTATTGGAAACAATTGTGAGTCTTTTGCCGAGGGAGAAGAACGCATTGTCGGTTAGCTTTCTTTCGATGCTTCTCCGTGCAGCGATTTATCTCGAGACAACCGTTGCTTGTCGGTTAGATTTGGAGAAGAGATTGGCTGCACAATTAGGACAGGCTGTTTTGGATGATCTTTTGATTCCTTCATATGCCTTCACTGGAGATACATTGTTTGACGTTGACACCGTGCAGCGGATCATGGTGAATTATCTTGAATTAGAAGTCGATGGGAATCAATTCGGATACACTGTCAATGAAGAACATGTTTCATCGTCCTCATCAGGCGACTTTGAAAGAGTGGGAAAATTAATGGAGAATTATCTAGCTGAAATTGCCTCGGACCGCAATGTATCTGTCTCGAAATTCATTAATCTTGCTGAACTAATTCCTGAACAATCAAGAGCTACAGAAGATGGAATGTATAGGGCCATAGACATCTACTTGAAG GCTCATCCATCATTGAGTGATATGGAAAGGAAGAAAGTGTGCAGTTTAATGGACTGCCAGAAGCTATCAAGAGAAGCCTGTGCACACGCCGCACAGAACGATCGGCTTCCAGTTCAAACGGTGGTGCAGGTGCTATATTACGAGCAGCAACGGCTCCGGGACGTCATGAATGGCAGTCCCACCGGAGTCGAGGTGCCTACTGTTCCTGCTAAATTAAGCATATACTCAGCTGAAACAGCAGCAGCAGCTGCACACCCAGTTTCAGATGAGCTCTCAATTTTGAGAAGAGAGAATCAAGATCTAAAGTTAGAGCTtgtgaaaatgaaaatgaaaatgagagAGTTTGAGAAACCATCCATAAGCAGTCCACAAACAAACACTCGTCTGCAGCCTACTACTACTGCTGAGAAGCCTCCACTGCCCAAGAAATCATTCATAAACTCAGTGTCAAAGAGGCTTGGTAGGCTCTATCCCTTTGTCCGTGCCGATGGAGTCACGTCGAAAGGCCGAGTAAGACCGGCCAAGGATCGGCGACATTCGATATCCTAA
- the LOC103497380 gene encoding uncharacterized protein LOC103497380: protein MANLLEQSYSKHNMKMAMLNHEQTFRHQVYELHRLYRIQKVLMKNIREKNRGKTEEEEEEEGEEEGDFIEESEIELTLGPSNYNNQIGGRTRTRTRRMKKFGEGNSDSGMSFSASSSSTNGSVQKIKQFYRDNGEFVNGSQMGFLGFLDVQDDIKVSHHHPNPWLYQTVSLNLT, encoded by the exons ATGGCTAACCTGCTGGAACAATCTTACTCTAAACACAATATGAAGATGGCTATGTTAAATCATGAACAAACTTTTCGTCATCAA GTTTATGAACTGCATAGATTATATAGAATTCAGAAGGTTTTGATGAAGAACATAAGAGAAAAAAACAGAGGAAAAacggaggaggaggaagaagaagaaggtgaagAAGAAGGTGATTTTATTGAAGAAAGTGAGATTGAATTAACATTGGGGCcttcaaattataataatcaAATCGGTggaagaacaagaacaagaacaagaagaatgaagaaattTGGTGAAGGAAATTCAGATTCTGGGATGAGTTTttctgcttcttcttcttcaacaaaTGGATCTGTTCAGAAAATTAAACAGTTTTACAGAGATAATGGTGAATTTGTTAATGGATCTCAAATGGGTTTCTTGGGATTTCTTGATGTTCAAGATGATATCAAGGTTTCTCATCACCATCCTAATCCATGGCTTTATCAAACTGTAAGCCTTAATCTCACTtga